A single window of Gossypium hirsutum isolate 1008001.06 chromosome A10, Gossypium_hirsutum_v2.1, whole genome shotgun sequence DNA harbors:
- the LOC107927592 gene encoding receptor-like kinase TMK4 has translation MLNRHHILLPILLFSSLLAAGDDGATMLKIASSFRPPPTGWSSSSSDNYCKWPGINCDKSNSVTSINLSSKSLSGTLSPDIAALSELQTLSLQRNALSGTIPSFANLSSLQEVYLDSNTFTSISPNAFSGLTSLQKLSLSDNAGLSPWTFPDLSQSTGLVELQLDNTSLFGSLPDIFDSMNSLKSIRLSYNNLSGILPASLGVSMVQNLWINNQDVGFTGTLQVLSNMTQLSQVWLQKNLFTGPIPDLSKCLDIFDLQLRDNQLTGPVPKSLTDLPNLENVSLSNNKLQGPFPEFPTSVEKKVVDGNNNFCNSNGDPCNPQVTTLLEIAGGFGYPVSLSDNWPGNDACEWSFISCDSRKNVITVNLEKKNLVGTISPAFANLTSLKNLNLNGNGLTGSIPDSLTKLTSLQLLDVSNNNLSGDIPKFSNSVKFSYSGNSLLGKSGGSGDGGDSGSGASAGGSDGNLKSGNSKNSIAMIVGIIAGVLIFVAVVCFVSYKYIMNKRYGKFGKVEGSDAERGVVKSPANGGGMNGNGGVPSEMLSQSNGDRSDHHFFEGGNVVISIQVLRQVTDNFNEANVLGRGGFGVVYKGELHDGTQIAVKRMECVSTGTKGMNEFQAEIAVLTKVRHRHLVALLGYCINGNERLLVYEYMPQGTLSQHLFEWRENGYAPFTWKQRVTIALDVARGVEYLHSLAQQSFIHRDLKPSNILLGDDMRAKVADFGLVKNAPEGKYSVETRLAGTFGYLAPEYAATGRVTTKVDVYAFGVVLMEIITGRKALDETLPDERSHLVTWFRRVLTNKDNIPKVVDETINCDEETMASIFKVAELAGHCTAREPYQRPDMGHAVNVLGPLVELWKPTTQEDGENSGIDLHMSLPQALLRWQADEGTSTMYGDISYSQTQSSIPAKPSGFSDTLSSSDGR, from the exons ATGCTTAACCGCCACCATATCCTCCTTCCCATCCTCCTTTTCTCCTCCCTTCTCGCCGCAGGGGACGACGGCGCAACCATGCTCAAGATAGCTTCATCCTTCCGCCCTCCTCCCACTGGGTGGTCTTCCTCTTCTTCAGACAACTACTGCAAGTGGCCTGGCATAAATTGCGACAAATCCAACAGCGTTACTTCCATCAACCTCTCTTCCAAATCCCTGTCTGGGACCCTTTCCCCCGACATCGCCGCCTTGTCGGAGCTCCAGACTTTGTCACTCCAACGCAACGCCTTGTCCGGGACCATCCCATCTTTCGCCAACCTCTCCAGCTTACAAGAGGTTTACCTTGACAGCAACACCTTCACCTCTATTTCCCCAAACGCCTTCTCCGGATTAACCAGCTTGCAAAAGCTGAGTTTGAGTGACAATGCCGGTTTAAGTCCATGGACTTTCCCAGATTTGTCTCAATCGACGGGACTCGTTGAACTTCAACTAGACAACACCAGCTTGTTCGGTTCCTTGCCTGATATATTCGATTCTATGAACAGCTTGAAAAGTATAAGGTTGTCTTACAACAATTTGAGCGGCATATTACCGGCTTCTCTCGGTGTTTCAATGGTTCAGAATCTTTGGATCAACAATCAGGATGTTGGGTTCACTGGTACTTTACAAGTTTTATCCAACATGACACAGTTGTCTCAGGTTTGGCTTCAGAAAAACTTGTTTACGGGTCCGATCCCAGATTTGTCTAAATGTTTGGATATTTTCGATCTTCAGCTTAGAGACAATCAGTTGACAGGGCCGGTTCCCAAATCTTTAACTGATCTTCCAAACTTGGAGAATGTTTCATTGTCTAATAATAAATTGCAGGGTCCTTTCCCAGAATTTCCTACCTCAGTTGAGAAAAAAGTTGTTGATGGAAACAATAATTTTTGTAATAGTAATGGGGATCCTTGTAATCCTCAAGTTACTACATTGCTTGAGATTGCTGGGGGTTTTGGGTACCCTGTGTCTCTTTCTGATAATTGGCCTGGGAATGATGCTTGCGAATGGTCCTTTATTTCTTGTGATTCACGAAAGAATGTGATTACAGTGAATCTGGAAAAGAAAAACTTAGTCGGGACGATTTCTCCGGCCTTTGCCAATCTCACCTCATTGAAGAACTTGAATCTGAATGGTAATGGATTAACCGGTTCAATTCCTGATAGTCTGACTAAGTTGACTAGTTTGCAGCTTCTTGATGTGTCTAATAACAATCTTAGTGGAGACATTCCGAAATTTTCAAATTCAGTAAAATTCTCGTACTCGGGGAATAGTTTACTTGGAAAATCTGGTGGTTCTGGTGATGGAGGAGATTCAGGATCTGGAGCATCCGCTGGAGGTTCGGATGGTAACTTGAAAAGTGGCAATAGTAAGAATTCGATTGCTATGATTGTCGGTATTATTGCTGGTGTATTGATTTTTGTTGCTGTTGTTTGCTTTGTTTCTTATAAGTATATTATGAACAAGAGGTACGGAAAATTTGGTAAGGTGGAGGGCAGTGATGCTGAGAGGGGTGTGGTTAAGAGTCCAGCAAATGGTGGCGGAATGAATGGGAATGGGGGAGTTCCCAGTGAAATGCTAAGCCAAAGCAATGGGGATCGTAGTGACCACCATTTTTTTGAGGGTGGAAATGTAGTGATCTCAATCCAAGTACTAAGACAAGTGACAGATAATTTCAATGAGGCCAATGTTTTAGGAAGAGGTGGTTTCGGGGTTGTTTATAAAGGGGAACTGCATGATGGCACACAGATTGCTGTCAAAAGGATGGAATGTGTGTCGACCGGTACTAAAGGAATGAATGAGTTTCAGGCAGAAATCGCAGTGCTTACAAAAGTTAGGCATAGGCATCTGGTTGCACTTTTGGGTTACTGTATTAATGGTAATGAGAGACTCTTGGTTTACGAGTATATGCCTCAAGGTACCCTAAGTCAGCATCTCTTTGAATGGCGGGAAAATGGATATGCTCCGTTCACCTGGAAGCAGAGAGTCACCATTGCACTGGATGTTGCACGAGGGGTTGAGTATTTGCACTCTTTGGCACAACAAAGTTTCATTCACAGAGATTTGAAGCCCTCCAACATTCTCCTTGGGGATGACATGAGAGCAAAGGTTGCCGATTTTGGACTCGTTAAAAATGCACCCGAAGGTAAATACTCTGTGGAGACAAGGTTGGCAGGAACGTTTGGATATCTTGCTCCTGAATATGCTG CAACTGGAAGGGTGACTACGAAGGTGGATGTTTATGCATTTGGAGTGGTCTTGATGGAGATAATAACTGGCAGAAAAGCTTTAGACGAGACCTTACCCGATGAGAGGTCACATCTGGTCACATGGTTTCGCAGGGTCCTTACCAACAAAGACAACATTCCGAAAGTGGTTGATGAAACAATCAACTGCGATGAGGAGACAATGGCAAGTATCTTCAAGGTGGCTGAGCTGGCAGGACACTGCACAGCTCGCGAACCATATCAGCGACCTGACATGGGGCATGCTGTAAATGTGTTGGGCCCCCTTGTTGAGCTGTGGAAACCTACCACCCAAGAGGATGGTGAAAACTCGGGCATTGATCTTCACATGAGCCTTCCTCAGGCTCTACTAAGATGGCAAGCAGATGAAGGTACTTCAACAATGTATGGTGATATATCATACTCCCAAACCCAATCAAGTATCCCTGCAAAACCCTCGGGATTTTCAGACACATTAAGCTCATCTGATGGTCGGTGA